A genome region from Populus alba chromosome 3, ASM523922v2, whole genome shotgun sequence includes the following:
- the LOC118054224 gene encoding uncharacterized protein isoform X1, with amino-acid sequence MMALENKETMQRSCEASLKCLQIKGFPYGNTFESFPGFKKEIGAHPGRDFVEPVHSLSSEFLELPSEFQNKPAYHHDFGSWSTFYPDSQKMNCFESQFYPFPLETRFQYAPFNMFSQGYPCEIQLQDFQYFVVIDFEATCDKERNPHPQEIIEFPSVIVSSVTGQLEACFQTYVRPTCNQHLSDFCKDLTGIQQIQVDRGVTLSEALLRHDKWLENKGIKNTSFAVVTWSNWDCRVMLESECRFKKIRKPPYFNRWINLKVPFCEIFGGARCLKEAVEMAGLEWQGRAHCGLDDAKNTARLLALLMHRGIRFSITNSLMWNTTDSSLPCKQSPENLSFSPHQPQKLKEMPIPVFPYHPFCFCGVKSSKGMVRKPGPKQGSLFFGCGNWTATRGARCHYFEWASP; translated from the exons ATGATGGCCCTTGAAAATAAAG AAACTATGCAAAGGAGCTGTGAGGCCTCCTTAAAATGCCTCCAAATCAAGGGATTCCCTTATGGGAATACCTTTGAAAGCTTTCCTgggtttaaaaaagaaattggtgCTCACCCAGGCAGGGATTTTGTTGAACCAGTTCACTCACTAAGCAGCGAGTTTCTTGAACTTCCAAGTGAATTTCAGAACAAACCTGCCTACCATCATGATTTTGGCTCATGGTCTACCTTTTATCCAGACTCTCAAAAGATGAATTGTTTTGAAAGCCAATTTTATCCCTTTCCTTTGGAGACTCGATTTCAGTATGCTCCTTTCAATATGTTTTCTCAAGGTTATCCATGTGAGATCCAGTTACAAGATTTTCAGTATTTTGTGGTCATAGACTTTGAGGCTACTTGTGACAAGGAAAGAAATCCTCATCCACAAGAGATAATTGAGTTTCCATCTGTCATTGTGAGCAGTGTCACTGGCCAACTAGAAGCGTGTTTTCAGACATATGTGCGGCCAACATGCAATCAGCACCTGAGTGATTTCTGCAAGGATCTGACTGGTATCCAGCAAATCCAG GTGGACAGAGGTGTTACCCTCAGTGAGGCACTCCTCAGGCATGATAAATGGCTTGAGAATAAAGGGATAAAAAATACTAGCTTTGCTGTGGTGACATGGTCGAACTGGGATTGTCGGGTGATGTTGGAATCTGAGTGCCGATTCAAGAAGATCAGGAAGCCTCCTTATTTTAATCG ATGGATCAACTTAAAAGTTCCTTTCTGTGAAATATTTGGTGGTGCAAGATGTCTGAAGGAGGCTGTTGAGATGGCAGGCCTAGAATGGCAGGGCCGTGCTCACTGTGGACTGGATGATGCCAAAAATACTGCTCGGCTGCTTGCCCTACTCATGCATCGGGGTATCAGATTCTCCATCACCAACTCACTGATGTGGAACACAACTGACAGTTCATTGCCATGCAAGCAGTCCCCTGAGAACCTGTCCTTTTCACCACATCAACCCCAAAAGCTGAAGGAAATGCCTATTCCTGTTTTCCCATATCACCCCTTTTGTTTCTGTGGGGTGAAAAGCAGCAAGGGAATGGTTCGAAAGCCTGGACCGAAGCAAGGTAGCCTGTTCTTTGGCTGTGGCAACTGGACTGCCACTAGAGGTGCCCGCTGTCATTACTTTGAATGGGCATCTCCTTGA
- the LOC118054226 gene encoding uncharacterized protein: MDIEDSSSKTQDIRRGNFEQMPIDLERGRARKIERGSEKSNMAEFRLFNQQLPFLLFDEEMDINVFCRACQLPVGGLTYTRTSCDILLHKTCVDFPQEIQHPLHDCEDHLILMAQEHSYKCMACDLNCFAFSFHCNSCKFEVDFSCSSIRGLHKSEGPDPKNYKHDSHEHFLGIVYCRETVQEIPDRRSKKTRVRFGDIPPCNACVHPCQGLALGCNECDFHLHFSCANLESTIKHECHYDPLRS, encoded by the coding sequence ATGGACATCGAGGATAGTTCATCAAAAACTCAAGACATCAGAAGGGGAAATTTTGAGCAGATGCCAATTGATTTAGAAAGAGGGAGAGCCAGAAAAATAGAAAGGGGTAGTGAAAAATCAAACATGGCAGAGTTCAGATTATTCAACCAGCAGCTCCCCTTTCTCCTCTTCGATGAAGAGATGGACATTAATGTTTTCTGTAGAGCTTGCCAACTACCTGTTGGGGGATTAACCTATACTCGTACTTCTTGTGACATCCTCCTTCACAAAACATGCGTCGATTTCCCTCAAGAGATTCAGCATCCACTTCATGACTGTGAAGACCATCTCATACTCATGGCACAGGAACACTCTTATAAATGCATGGCATGTGATCTGAATTGTTTTGCCTTTTCATTCCATTGTAACTCCTGCAAATTTGAGGTGGACTTTTCATGTTCTTCGATTCGTGGTCTCCACAAAAGTGAAGGTCCTGACCCCAAAAACTACAAGCATGACAGCCATGAACATTTTTTGGGTATTGTATACTGCAGAGAGACTGTACAAGAAATCCCTGACCGTCGTAGTAAAAAGACTAGAGTAAGATTTGGTGATATCCCTCCTTGCAATGCTTGTGTTCATCCTTGCCAAGGCCTTGCTCTGGGATGTAATGAATGCGACTTCCACCTGCACTTCAGTTGTGCTAACTTGGAATCTACCATCAAACATGAATGCCACTATGATCCTCTAAGATCATAG
- the LOC118054224 gene encoding uncharacterized protein isoform X2, whose translation MQRSCEASLKCLQIKGFPYGNTFESFPGFKKEIGAHPGRDFVEPVHSLSSEFLELPSEFQNKPAYHHDFGSWSTFYPDSQKMNCFESQFYPFPLETRFQYAPFNMFSQGYPCEIQLQDFQYFVVIDFEATCDKERNPHPQEIIEFPSVIVSSVTGQLEACFQTYVRPTCNQHLSDFCKDLTGIQQIQVDRGVTLSEALLRHDKWLENKGIKNTSFAVVTWSNWDCRVMLESECRFKKIRKPPYFNRWINLKVPFCEIFGGARCLKEAVEMAGLEWQGRAHCGLDDAKNTARLLALLMHRGIRFSITNSLMWNTTDSSLPCKQSPENLSFSPHQPQKLKEMPIPVFPYHPFCFCGVKSSKGMVRKPGPKQGSLFFGCGNWTATRGARCHYFEWASP comes from the exons ATGCAAAGGAGCTGTGAGGCCTCCTTAAAATGCCTCCAAATCAAGGGATTCCCTTATGGGAATACCTTTGAAAGCTTTCCTgggtttaaaaaagaaattggtgCTCACCCAGGCAGGGATTTTGTTGAACCAGTTCACTCACTAAGCAGCGAGTTTCTTGAACTTCCAAGTGAATTTCAGAACAAACCTGCCTACCATCATGATTTTGGCTCATGGTCTACCTTTTATCCAGACTCTCAAAAGATGAATTGTTTTGAAAGCCAATTTTATCCCTTTCCTTTGGAGACTCGATTTCAGTATGCTCCTTTCAATATGTTTTCTCAAGGTTATCCATGTGAGATCCAGTTACAAGATTTTCAGTATTTTGTGGTCATAGACTTTGAGGCTACTTGTGACAAGGAAAGAAATCCTCATCCACAAGAGATAATTGAGTTTCCATCTGTCATTGTGAGCAGTGTCACTGGCCAACTAGAAGCGTGTTTTCAGACATATGTGCGGCCAACATGCAATCAGCACCTGAGTGATTTCTGCAAGGATCTGACTGGTATCCAGCAAATCCAG GTGGACAGAGGTGTTACCCTCAGTGAGGCACTCCTCAGGCATGATAAATGGCTTGAGAATAAAGGGATAAAAAATACTAGCTTTGCTGTGGTGACATGGTCGAACTGGGATTGTCGGGTGATGTTGGAATCTGAGTGCCGATTCAAGAAGATCAGGAAGCCTCCTTATTTTAATCG ATGGATCAACTTAAAAGTTCCTTTCTGTGAAATATTTGGTGGTGCAAGATGTCTGAAGGAGGCTGTTGAGATGGCAGGCCTAGAATGGCAGGGCCGTGCTCACTGTGGACTGGATGATGCCAAAAATACTGCTCGGCTGCTTGCCCTACTCATGCATCGGGGTATCAGATTCTCCATCACCAACTCACTGATGTGGAACACAACTGACAGTTCATTGCCATGCAAGCAGTCCCCTGAGAACCTGTCCTTTTCACCACATCAACCCCAAAAGCTGAAGGAAATGCCTATTCCTGTTTTCCCATATCACCCCTTTTGTTTCTGTGGGGTGAAAAGCAGCAAGGGAATGGTTCGAAAGCCTGGACCGAAGCAAGGTAGCCTGTTCTTTGGCTGTGGCAACTGGACTGCCACTAGAGGTGCCCGCTGTCATTACTTTGAATGGGCATCTCCTTGA
- the LOC118054222 gene encoding cation/H(+) antiporter 2, translating to MEAARRALCVSDPFNPLITTFAQSAGILVISHCFHLFLKQFGQPGPVAQILAGVVLGPSLLSRIPKVNRFFIQSSTADYYEVIETIFRTVFMFLIGLEMDIPYMRRSLRKASIIASGGVIVGVLFGIAVSISLIIMLKIKSQLFDFATIIIIALTNSASPVVFRLAAELKFLTSDTGRLAACASLITEMFCVLWRSVSLAVDPWKNLGTGILFLLMTVTLIGINKYLASWCNQRIRNQKYVTNTEFLVFLFLLIAAALFIEEYGYNSAISCFLLGLMFPREGKTTRTLLHKLSYATYNFILPVYFGYIGFQLNVSILGRLKPLITVIVMIVMSIATKIIGTLVACRYLKISTDESIVLGFLLDLKGNAELQILGKLPKETLKQWKETDVHGMVVSVVVMNTVIAGVVVAHILRKKEEYFSHSHTSLELGEPESELRMLACVYGSRNISSKIGLISAFSESLKTPVTTYLMHLVELPKKRTKKNLMYHQLQDGDQYSDEEDYGGNDVVEINDAVDAYTMETKVLIHQRKVVSHFERMYEDVCDSIEDLRVSIIFLTFHKHQRLDGKMESGKDGMRTTNHKVMRHAPCSVGIFVDRAQTGFQQPSSQSVQNIATLFFGGSDDREALACSKMISNHPHIHLTLIHFQNLPSSKQTEYTNEIIHRNDELLLEMSNHEIEAEIDRAYTQDFYNRYVTSGQVGYVEKYVENGTQTAEALRDIHDTFSLLIVGKGGRGNSPMTTGMSDWEECPELGTVGDLLASSELNTNSSVLVIQQYRHSRNDLN from the exons ATGGAAGCTGCAAGAAGAGCTCTGTGCGTAAGCGATCCGTTTAACCCACTCATTACAACCTTCGCGCAGTCTGCTGGCATTCTTGTCATCTCTCATTGCTTCCACCTTTTCTTGAAACAATTCGGACAGCCTGGACCTGTTGCACAAATCTTG GCTGGAGTTGTTCTAGGTCCCTCATTGTTGTCCCGCATCCCCAAAGTTAATCGATTCTTTATTCAGTCGAGTACCGCGGATTATTATGAAGTAATTGAAACCATTTTCCGCACAGTTTTCATGTTCTTGATAGGCCTAGAGATGGATATTCCTTACATGAGGCGAAGCTTGCGAAAAGCGAGCATTATTGCATCTGGTGGGGTGATTGTAGGTGTCTTGTTTGGTATTGCTGTATCCATTTCCCTCAtcattatgttaaaaataaaatcccaacTTTTTGATTTTGCCACTATTATCATAATAGCATTAACGAACTCGGCATCTCCTGTAGTTTTTCGACTGGCAGCTGAACTGAAGTTTCTGACTTCAGATACAGGAAGATTGGCAGCCTGTGCTTCTTTGATTACTGAAATGTTTTGCGTGTTATGGAGGTCTGTTAGCCTCGCAGTGGATCCATGGAAAAATTTAGGAACAGGGATTCTTTTCCTTCTTATGACCGTGACGCTTATAGGTATAAACAAGTATTTGGCTTCGTGGTGTAACCAGAGGATTCGGAACCAAAAATATGTGACGAACACAGAGTTTTTAGTCTTCTTGTTCCTTTTAATAGCTGCCGCACTTTTTATTGAAGAATATGGTTACAACAGTGCAATATCTTGCTTTTTGCTAGGCTTGATGTTCCCTAGGGAGGGCAAAACTACTCGCACATTGTTGCATAAACTCAGTTACGCTACATACAACTTCATACTTCCAGTGTACTTTGGCTACATAGGTTTCCAGCTTAATGTTTCTATTTTGGGTAGATTAAAACCTTTGATCACGGTTATTGTGATGATTGTAATGTCCATCGCAACTAAAATTATTGGCACGCTAGTTGCTTGCCGTTACCTCAAGATCTCAACAGACGAGAGTATTGTACTTGGCTTTTTACTCGATTTGAAGGGAAATGCCGAACTTCAGATCTTGGGAAAGCTGCCAAAGGAAACT TTGAAACAGTGGAAGGAAACAGATGTTCACGGTATGGTGGTATCTGTCGTGGTGATGAACACTGTGATAGCAGGAGTGGTAGTGGCTCATAtattaaggaaaaaagaagagtatTTTTCTCACAGCCATACCTCACTTGAATTAGGTGAACCGGAGAGTGAACTTCGAATGCTGGCTTGTGTCTACGGATCTCGGAATATATCATCGAAAATTGGGCTAATCTCTGCTTTTAGTGAATCTCTCAAAACACCAGTCACCACTTACCTGATGCACCTAGTTGAGCTCCCAAAGAAACGCACCAAGAAGAATTTGATGTACCACCAGCTACAAGATGGTGATCAATACAGTGACGAAGAGGACTACGGCGGAAATGATGTTGTAGAGATCAATGATGCTGTGGATGCATATACCATGGAGACCAAAGTTTTGATCCACCAAAGGAAAGTTGTGTCTCACTTTGAGAGAATGTATGAAGATGTGTGTGATTCCATTGAGGACTTGCGTGTTTCGATCATATTTCTGACTTTTCACAAGCACCAGCGCCTTGATGGGAAAATGGAGAGCGGAAAGGATGGAATGAGAACCACTAACCATAAGGTTATGCGTCATGCCCCATGCTCGGTAGGGATCTTTGTGGATCGAGCGCAGACAGGATTTCAACAACCTAGTTCACAATCTGTGCAAAATATAGCAACATTATTTTTCGGAGGCTCTGATGATCGCGAGGCATTGGCGTGTAGCAAAATGATTTCAAACCATCCTCACATTCATTTGACACTCATACACTTCCAGAATTTACCATCAAGCAAACAGACAGAGTACACCAATGAAATAATCCACAGGAATGATGAGTTACTGTTGGAAATGTCAAATCACGAGATTGAGGCTGAGATTGACAGGGCATATACGCAGGATTTCTATAACAG atATGTGACGTCGGGTCAAGTTGGATATGTAGAGAAGTATGTTGAGAATGGGACTCAAACAGCAGAGGCTCTAAGAGACATACATGATACCTTTTCATTGCTCATTGTAGGAAAGGGTGGTAGAGGGAACTCACCTATGACAACTGGTATGAGTGACTGGGAGGAGTGTCCAGAGCTGGGGACAGTCGGGGACCTTCTGGCTTCTTCAGAACTTAACACCAACAGTTCGGTTTTGGTCATTCAACAATATCGACATTCGAGAAATGACCTTAATTAG